In a genomic window of Wyeomyia smithii strain HCP4-BCI-WySm-NY-G18 chromosome 1, ASM2978416v1, whole genome shotgun sequence:
- the LOC129717903 gene encoding uncharacterized protein LOC129717903 produces MLLLAFRSFFFVAVILGYSTGVWRLINDYFRRGFKDFLAEEVKRNKYLVEHPGPEQQGKINSEPLTASSEPKQSSGSVTANRLLDELIVSFGRLFTASSRNERQQYSQRSVPPHHTDQPPVFAKPTISDNPADNGDDEGQARKTSSNPATDNTPDPGGTPATTSIDGRKTTANGESKGDNEIWSTSSSSASAVDPEDDKWLSYWRRKQIGNKVAAEEIDGGGHCEAAVPAGDNDGDIGCHP; encoded by the exons ATGTTGCTCCTGGCATTCCGGAGTTTTTTCTTTGTGGCCGTCATTCTCGGTTACAGCACCGGTGTTTGGCGGTTGATAAACGATTACTTCCGCCGGGGGTTCAAGGATTTTCTGGCGGAGGAAGTGAAACGGAACAAATATCTGGTGGAACATCCGGGCCCGGAGCAGCAGGGTAAGATAAACTCGGAACCGCTGACCGCTAGTAGCGAACCAAAGCAGTCCTCCGGATCGGTGACGGCAAACCGGCTGCTGGACGAGCTGATCGTCAGTTTTGGTCGGCTTTTTACCGCTTCCAGCCGCAATGAACGGCAGCAGTACTCCCAGAGATCAG TCCCCCCACACCACACCGACCAACCTCCGGTGTTTGCAAAACCAACAATCAGTGACAACCCGGCCGACAACGGCGACGATGAAGGTCAGGCGAGAAAAACATCATCAAACCCGGCAACCGACAACACGCCGGATCCCGGCGGGACACCGGCTACGACGTCAATCGATGGGCGGAAAACAACGGCGAACGGCGAAAGTAAAGGCGATAACGAGATTTGGTCAACTTCCTCGTCATCGGCTTCGGCGGTGGATCCAGAGGACGACAAGTGGCTAAGCTACTGGAGACGGAAGCAAATTGGCAACAAAGTGGCAGCGGAGGAAATCGACGGTGGAGGTCACTGTGAAGCAGCGGTTCCAGCAGGCGACAACGACGGAGACATCGGTTGCCACCCCTAG
- the LOC129717906 gene encoding uncharacterized protein LOC129717906, whose product MPSGGNKKPPYHKGPSPRGAKTKHHQNTATTGSKKPAIAGTGSGIAADGTVEDEFNSGFGQYLRSPQAVEMMKLFVIANTVVVFFTMAWPQMQHSFQVIKSLFTGMDEDEL is encoded by the exons ATGCCTTCCGGTGGCAATAAAAAGCCACCCTACCACAAAGGACCCTCGCCGAGAGGAGCAAAAACAAAACACCACCAGAACACGGCGACGACTGGCAGCAAAAAGCCGGCGATTGCCGGAACTGGTTCCGGCATCGCCGCCGACGGGACCGTCGAGGACGAGTTCAACTCCGGCTTCGGTCAATATTTGCGATCGCCCCAAG CTGTGGAGATGATGAAACTGTTTGTAATCGCGAACACGGTGGTGGTGTTTTTTACGATGGCCTGGCCCCAGATGCAGCATTCCTTTCAAGTGATTAAGTCCCTGTTTACCGGGATGGATGAAGACGAATTGTGA